One part of the Pecten maximus chromosome 9, xPecMax1.1, whole genome shotgun sequence genome encodes these proteins:
- the LOC117333967 gene encoding solute carrier family 22 member 8-like gives MDCDKEGGSSMMDKEFDTKLTTNNATVDNVLLALKPLGWYQRISILCIFVGFLQMAHTVLIHVFIGYTPDFQCRNASKPWTEYGINLPNNSYSVEYGQCHVTIKENNTDGHQTELACPNGYHFSSQQIRSTIITEWDMVCDRQGLGELSQTLVMVGQIVGAIFLSPLPDRYGRKPVMVVGQVLAFALGVSASFSPTYAVFCVLRFLVGVVIQDHRRIPEVAGGQQQKKRRHGISTESRKAPKRSDLLANDKRNGQSEIPKQPKSEDKAIQDTYQRPHIQQSTPESEDLLTTKDRTGESKPEHITYLDMFRNRKLLRNTLVLSLCWFSSGFGYMGLFLVPSSFTKNIYINYFINSIVEFPGLFILLLLINRVGRRWLTMSYFGLAGVAIVAAVSILLLTSRSNETTNVIGAVTIYVGKFSISGVVAMLYIYTPELYPTNVRNIGYGITGCAGRLGAMAAPFLTVLASLAEWAPGAALSTTFILALCSLLLLPETKGKELPQTLHEFVLWEEEDNNSKQYKACSCIHVQ, from the exons ATGGATTGTGACAAAGAAGGTGGTAGTAGCATGATGGACAAGGAATTCGATACGAAACTTACTACCAACAATGCTACAGTGGATAACGTATTGCTAGCCTTGAAACCTTTAGGATGGTACCAAAGAATCAGTATTCTCTGTATATTTGTCGGCTTCCTACAGATGGCGCACACAGTTCTTATTCACGTTTTCATTG GTTACACTCCGGATTTCCAGTGTCGGAACGCGAGTAAACCTTGGACCGAGTATGGAATCAATCTACCCAACAATTCATATAGCGTGGAGTACGGTCAGTGTCACGTAACgataaaagaaaataacacagatGGACATCAGACGGAATTGGCTTGTCCGAACGGGTACCACTTCAGCTCACAACAAATTCGCTCAACTATTATAACTGAG TGGGACATGGTGTGTGATCGGCAGGGCTTGGGTGAATTAAGTCAGACCCTTGTCATGGTTGGACAGATTGTAGGGGCAATATTTCTGTCTCCACTTCCGGACAGATACGGCCGGAAACCCGTCATGGTAGTCGGACAGGTTCTAGCCTTTGCCTTGGGCGTGTCAGCGTCGTTCAGCCCAACGTACGCGGTCTTCTGCGTGCTCCGTTTTCTTGTCGGCGTTGTTATACAG GACCATAGACGAATCCCTGAGGTGGCTGGTGGCCAACAACAGAAGAAGAGACGCCATGGCATTAGTACGGAAAGTCGCAAGGC ACCAAAACGAAGTGATCTGTTGGCAAACGACAAACGGAATGGGCAATCTGAAATTCCTAAACAACCGAAAAGCGAAGACAAAGCAATCCAAGATACCTACCAAAGACCTCATATCCAACAATCTACACCAGAAAGTGAGGATTTACTGACAACGAAAGACCGAACGGGTGAATCTAAACCTGAACATATTACTTACTTGGATATGTTCAGAAATAGGAAACTGCTCCGCAATACATTAGTGCTGAGTCTATGTTG GTTTTCATCTGGTTTTGGCTACATGGGATTGTTCCTGGTTCCATCATCATTCACTAAAAACATCTATATCAACTATTTCATCAACTCCATCGTCGAGTTCCCGGGACTCTTCATCCTGCTTTTATTAATCAACAG AGTTGGTCGCAGGTGGCTGACGATGTCATACTTTGGCCTGGCCGGCGTGGCGATAGTAGCAGCGGTCAGCATTTTACTCCTTACATCAA GAAGTAACGAGACGACCAATGTGATCGGAGCAGTGACGATCTACGTAGGAAAGTTCTCCATCTCTGGTGTGGTGgccatgttgtatatatatacaccagaaCTCTACCCAACCAACGTCAG AAATATAGGTTACGGTATAACTGGTTGTGCAGGTAGACTCGGTGCAATGGCGGCGCCCTTTCTAACAGTGTTG GCATCACTGGCAGAGTGGGCCCCGGGAGCTGCCTTAAGTACCACTTTTATTCTGGCCTTGTGTTCTCTACTGCTCCTACCAGAGACCAAGGGGAAAGAGTTACCACAGACTTTACACGAATTTGTATTATGGGAGGAAGAGGACAACAATTCAAAGCAGTATAAAGCATGttcatgtatacatgtacaatga